In the Aneurinibacillus soli genome, one interval contains:
- a CDS encoding class I SAM-dependent methyltransferase: MEHYYTNQPGADSREQTFTFTLRGRDFRFVTDRGVFSKNRIDFGSVLLIETMEIADGMDVLDVGCGYGPMGMSAASLTPGGQVLMVDINERAVALANRNLKLNGVTNAQAVVSDRLASVPENRMFDVVLTNPPIRAGKQVVHGIFEEAHAHLKPGGSLWVVIQKKQGAPSAFTRLQELYEDVEEVERRKGYSIFRARKS; the protein is encoded by the coding sequence GTGGAGCATTACTATACGAATCAACCCGGAGCCGACAGTCGGGAACAGACATTTACGTTTACGCTGCGCGGTCGGGATTTTCGCTTTGTAACAGACCGGGGTGTTTTCTCCAAAAATCGCATTGATTTTGGGAGTGTACTGTTGATTGAAACGATGGAAATCGCAGATGGCATGGATGTTCTTGATGTAGGCTGCGGGTATGGTCCGATGGGTATGTCCGCCGCATCCCTTACTCCAGGCGGGCAGGTGCTTATGGTGGATATTAATGAGCGTGCTGTCGCGCTAGCCAATCGCAATTTGAAGTTGAATGGCGTTACGAATGCCCAGGCTGTGGTGAGTGATCGCCTTGCTTCCGTACCAGAGAATCGGATGTTCGATGTTGTTTTGACCAATCCGCCGATTCGCGCGGGTAAACAGGTGGTACATGGGATTTTTGAGGAAGCTCATGCGCATCTAAAGCCGGGCGGTTCTCTTTGGGTAGTGATTCAGAAGAAGCAGGGAGCGCCATCGGCATTTACTAGACTGCAGGAGCTGTATGAAGACGTAGAGGAAGTAGAACGGAGAAAGGGCTATTCCATCTTCCGAGCACGGAAATCATAA
- the rpoB gene encoding DNA-directed RNA polymerase subunit beta has translation MAGHLIQCGRHRQRRSYARIKEVMELPNLIEIQQKSYEWFLDEGLREMFHDISPIQDFTGNLVLEFIDYSLGEPKYSVDESKERDVTYAAPLRVKVRLINKETGEVKEQEVFMGDFPLMTETGTFVINGAERVIVSQLVRSPSVYFSTKVDKNGKQAYGATVIPNRGAWLELETDAKDIIYVRIDRTRKIPVTVLLRALGFGTDAEILSLLGEDEYIRNTLEKDNTDSTEKALIEIYERLRPGEPPTVENAKSLLVSRFFDPKRYDLANVGRYKINKKLHIKNRLYNQRLAETLVDTATGEIIAEAGQMIDRRLLDRILPLLEESVGFVNVRPRGGVLEEDIRLQSINIFSPIEDGKVIKVTSNGVIDKKIKNITPSDIIASINYFMNLLQGIGTTDDIDHLGNRRLRSVGELLQNQFRIGLSRMERVVRERMSIQDANAITPQALINIRPVIAAIKEFFGSSQLSQFMDQTNPLAELTHKRRLSALGPGGLTRERAGFEVRDVHHSHYGRMCPIETPEGPNIGLINSLSSYARINEYGFIETPRRKIDAETGQITMEIEYLTADEEDVFNVAQANAPLTEEMKFANEMVICRRRGEIITIPRDKVDYMDVSPKQVVSVATAMIPFLENDDANRALMGANMQRQAVPLLVPQAPFIGTGMEHKAAKDSGVAIVVRHPGVVERVTAREIWVRRQETLEGRTIMGDIDKYKLHKFERSNQGTCINQRPIIKTGEFVQAGDIIADGPSTESGELALGRNVVVAFMTWEGYNYEDAILLSEKLVKEDVYTSIHIEEYESEARDTKLGPEEITRDIPNVGEDALRNLDDRGIIRVGAEIKDGDILVGKVTPKGVTELTAEERLLHAIFGEKAREVRDTSLRVPHGGSGIIVDVKVFTRDNGDELPPGVNQLVRVYIAQKRKISVGDKMAGRHGNKGVIARILPEEDMPFLPDGTPVQVVLNPLGVPSRMNIGQALEVHLGMAAKLMGIHIATPVFDGATEDDVFNTLEEAGMSRTGKTVLYDGRTGEPFDRTVTVGVMYMIKLAHMVDDKIHARSTGPYSLVTQQPLGGKAQFGGQRFGEMEVWALEAYGAAYTLQEILTVKSDDVVGRVKTYEAIVKGENVPEPGVPESFKVLIKELQSLGMDVKILSEDEQEIEMRDTDEDDDAPSEKLNLNISGVEE, from the coding sequence TTGGCAGGTCATCTAATTCAGTGTGGACGTCATCGCCAGCGTCGCAGCTACGCAAGAATTAAAGAGGTAATGGAATTACCAAACCTGATCGAAATCCAACAAAAATCATATGAGTGGTTTTTGGATGAAGGGTTGCGTGAGATGTTCCACGATATCTCTCCGATTCAAGATTTCACTGGTAATCTTGTTCTGGAATTCATTGATTATAGCTTGGGCGAGCCGAAATACTCGGTTGATGAATCCAAAGAACGCGACGTAACGTATGCAGCTCCGCTGCGAGTGAAAGTCCGTCTCATTAACAAGGAAACGGGAGAAGTCAAGGAACAAGAAGTATTTATGGGTGATTTCCCGCTTATGACAGAGACAGGTACTTTCGTCATTAATGGGGCTGAAAGGGTAATCGTCAGTCAGCTTGTTCGTTCTCCTAGCGTGTACTTCAGCACAAAAGTAGACAAAAACGGTAAGCAAGCGTATGGGGCTACTGTTATCCCAAATCGCGGTGCATGGCTTGAGCTTGAAACCGACGCGAAAGATATTATTTATGTTCGCATCGACCGTACGAGAAAAATCCCTGTTACGGTTCTTTTGCGTGCATTAGGATTCGGCACAGATGCTGAGATTTTGAGTCTGCTAGGCGAGGATGAATACATCCGTAACACGCTTGAGAAGGACAATACCGATTCGACAGAAAAAGCGCTGATTGAGATTTATGAACGTTTGCGTCCAGGAGAGCCGCCAACAGTCGAGAATGCAAAGAGTCTGTTAGTGTCTCGCTTCTTCGATCCGAAGCGGTACGATCTGGCTAATGTAGGTCGTTATAAAATCAACAAGAAGCTGCACATTAAAAATAGATTGTATAACCAGCGCCTTGCTGAGACGCTCGTAGACACAGCGACAGGTGAAATTATTGCAGAAGCCGGTCAAATGATTGACCGCCGTTTGCTTGATCGCATCCTGCCACTGCTTGAAGAGAGTGTAGGGTTTGTGAATGTGAGACCTCGCGGCGGTGTACTGGAAGAAGATATTCGTCTTCAGTCTATCAACATCTTCTCACCGATTGAAGATGGAAAAGTTATCAAAGTAACATCCAACGGTGTGATTGATAAGAAAATCAAGAACATTACACCGTCTGATATTATCGCGTCTATTAACTACTTTATGAACTTGCTGCAAGGCATTGGTACAACAGATGATATTGATCATCTTGGTAACCGTCGTCTGCGTTCTGTAGGAGAACTGCTGCAGAACCAATTCCGTATCGGTTTGTCCCGTATGGAGCGTGTGGTTCGTGAGCGGATGTCGATTCAAGATGCGAATGCAATTACGCCACAGGCACTCATTAACATTCGTCCGGTTATTGCAGCGATCAAGGAATTCTTCGGAAGCTCCCAGCTCTCCCAGTTCATGGATCAGACGAATCCACTGGCTGAGCTGACGCACAAACGTCGTCTGTCTGCACTCGGACCAGGTGGTCTGACACGTGAACGTGCAGGCTTCGAAGTTCGTGACGTTCACCACTCTCACTATGGTCGTATGTGTCCAATTGAGACGCCGGAAGGTCCGAACATCGGCTTGATCAACTCACTGTCTTCGTATGCTCGTATTAATGAGTATGGCTTTATTGAAACACCGCGTCGTAAAATTGATGCGGAAACAGGCCAGATTACGATGGAGATTGAATACCTCACAGCGGATGAAGAAGATGTGTTCAACGTAGCTCAGGCAAATGCGCCGCTTACAGAAGAGATGAAATTTGCGAACGAGATGGTTATTTGCCGTCGCCGAGGTGAAATCATCACGATTCCACGCGATAAAGTGGATTACATGGACGTATCACCGAAGCAGGTTGTATCCGTTGCGACTGCCATGATTCCGTTCCTTGAGAACGATGACGCCAACCGTGCGCTCATGGGAGCGAACATGCAGCGTCAGGCCGTACCGCTTCTTGTACCGCAGGCTCCGTTCATTGGAACCGGTATGGAGCATAAAGCCGCCAAAGATTCTGGTGTTGCGATCGTTGTTCGCCATCCGGGTGTTGTTGAGCGTGTAACAGCCCGTGAGATCTGGGTTCGCCGTCAGGAAACCCTCGAAGGCCGTACGATCATGGGTGATATCGATAAATATAAATTACACAAATTTGAGCGTTCTAATCAGGGAACATGCATCAATCAGCGTCCAATCATCAAAACCGGTGAGTTCGTACAGGCTGGCGATATTATCGCAGACGGTCCGTCTACCGAAAGTGGAGAGCTGGCTCTCGGACGCAATGTAGTCGTTGCCTTCATGACATGGGAAGGTTACAACTACGAAGATGCGATTCTCCTAAGTGAGAAGCTTGTAAAAGAAGACGTATATACGTCAATCCATATCGAAGAATACGAGTCTGAAGCTCGTGATACGAAGCTTGGACCGGAAGAGATTACACGCGACATCCCGAACGTTGGGGAAGATGCACTGCGTAATCTTGACGACCGTGGTATCATTCGCGTCGGTGCTGAGATCAAGGATGGCGACATTCTCGTTGGTAAAGTAACGCCGAAGGGTGTAACGGAGCTGACAGCAGAAGAACGTCTCTTGCATGCGATCTTTGGGGAGAAAGCACGCGAAGTTCGCGATACATCTCTCCGCGTACCGCACGGTGGTTCCGGCATTATTGTCGATGTAAAAGTATTTACCCGTGACAATGGCGATGAACTGCCACCGGGCGTTAACCAGCTCGTACGTGTATACATCGCACAGAAACGCAAAATCTCTGTTGGGGATAAAATGGCCGGCCGTCACGGTAACAAAGGGGTTATCGCGCGGATTCTGCCAGAAGAAGATATGCCGTTCCTGCCGGATGGCACGCCAGTACAGGTTGTTCTCAATCCGCTGGGTGTACCGTCTCGTATGAACATCGGGCAGGCGCTCGAAGTTCACTTGGGTATGGCAGCCAAACTCATGGGTATTCATATCGCAACACCAGTATTCGATGGTGCGACAGAAGACGATGTGTTTAATACGCTTGAAGAAGCGGGTATGAGCCGTACAGGTAAAACGGTTCTGTATGATGGTCGTACCGGGGAGCCGTTTGACCGTACCGTAACCGTCGGGGTTATGTACATGATCAAACTGGCCCACATGGTTGATGATAAAATTCACGCCCGTTCGACTGGACCATACTCTCTCGTTACTCAACAGCCGCTCGGCGGTAAAGCCCAATTCGGCGGTCAGCGTTTTGGGGAGATGGAGGTATGGGCACTTGAAGCATACGGTGCCGCTTATACACTTCAGGAAATTCTTACTGTCAAGTCGGATGACGTGGTTGGTCGTGTGAAAACATACGAAGCCATTGTTAAGGGAGAAAATGTACCGGAACCTGGTGTACCGGAATCCTTTAAAGTACTCATTAAAGAGCTGCAGAGCCTTGGTATGGACGTTAAGATTCTGTCCGAAGACGAGCAGGAAATTGAGATGCGCGATACGGATGAAGATGATGATGCGCCGAGCGAGAAGCTCAACCTGAACATCAGCGGTGTCGAAGAGTAA
- the rplL gene encoding 50S ribosomal protein L7/L12 has translation MTKEQIIEAIKEMSVLDLNDLVKAIEEEFGVTAAAPVAVMAGGAAAEAEQTEFTVVLASAGASKINVIKVVREITGLGLKEAKAMVDGAPANVKEGIAKDEAEQIKAKLEEAGAVVEVK, from the coding sequence ATGACTAAAGAACAAATCATTGAAGCGATTAAAGAAATGTCCGTTCTCGATCTGAACGATCTCGTTAAAGCAATTGAAGAAGAATTCGGCGTAACAGCTGCTGCTCCGGTTGCAGTTATGGCTGGCGGCGCTGCTGCTGAAGCTGAACAAACAGAATTCACAGTTGTACTTGCTAGCGCAGGTGCTTCTAAAATCAACGTTATCAAAGTTGTTCGCGAAATCACAGGTCTCGGCCTGAAAGAAGCGAAAGCTATGGTTGATGGCGCTCCAGCTAACGTTAAAGAAGGCATTGCTAAAGACGAAGCTGAGCAAATTAAAGCTAAGCTTGAAGAAGCTGGCGCAGTGGTTGAAGTTAAGTAG
- the rpoC gene encoding DNA-directed RNA polymerase subunit beta' — protein sequence MLDVNNFEYMKIGLASPDKIRSWSYGEVKKPETINYRTLKPEKEGLFCEKIFGPTKDWECHCGKYKRVRYKGVVCDRCGVEVTRAKVRRERMGHIELAAPVSHIWYFKGIPSRMGLVLDMSPRSLEEVIYFASYVVTDAGETPLEKKQLLSEKEYRNYREKYGQAFTAQMGAEAIKKLLAEIDLDKEVDFLKEELKSAQGQRRNRVIKRLEVLESFRNSGNFPDWMVLDVLPVIPPELRPMVQLDGGRFATSDLNDLYRRVINRNNRLKRLLDLGAPDIIVQNEKRMLQEAVDALIDNGRRGRPVTGPGNRPLKSLSHMLKGKQGRFRQNLLGKRVDYSGRSVIVVGPHLKMYQCGLPKEMALELFKPFVMKELVSKGLAHNIKSAKRKVERVHPEVWDVLEDVIREHPVLLNRAPTLHRLGIQAFEPTLVEGRAIRLHPLVCTAYNADFDGDQMAVHVPLSAEAQAEARLLMLAAQNILNPKDGKPVVTPSQDMVLGTYYLTMENKESTGEGKVFSNPNQAIAAYANDHVTLHARIAIPPTSLGKTSFTPEQINAPLMVTTVGKLIFNEILPPELPYINDPTKYNLQKQVPDKFFIFDKGTNVKEFLENLPEHEAVKKGYLGTIISECFRRFGTTQTSVILDDIKANGFKFSTQAGITVAVADIKTPEEKQQILADADAEVEVVQQQFRRGLITDNERYDRVISIWSKAKDRVTKVLMASLDKFNAINMMATSGARGNVSQITQLAGMRGLMANPSGRIIELPIKSNFREGLSVLEYFISTHGARKGLADTALRTADSGYLTRRLVDVAQDVIVREDDCGTDKGVEAMAIRDGKEIIEDLYDRLVGRYSFQTLRHPETDEVMVGRNELIDENLADEIIAAGIEKVTIRSVIGCRTHHGVCKKCYGRNLATGKNVDVGEAVGIIAAQSIGEPGTQLTMRTFHTGGVAGDDITQGLPRIQELFEARNPKGQAVITEIDGEVVDMREGKDRREVEIRGETESKVYQIPYGSRLKVAIGRKVDIGEELTEGSIDPKEMLKVRGMRGVQYYILQEVQKVYRMQGVEINDKHVEVMIRQMLRKVRVIDSGETDLLPGAYVEIHEFEEANKKVLWEGRQPAVARSVLLGITKASLETDSFLSAASFQETTRVLTDAAIKGKVDRLLGLKENVIIGKLVPAGTGMNRYRNIKLQHDLMPAEETVEQSLVEEGAGLEEVSK from the coding sequence TTGTTAGATGTCAATAATTTTGAATATATGAAGATTGGCCTCGCATCACCGGATAAAATTCGTTCCTGGTCATACGGTGAGGTCAAAAAACCGGAAACCATTAACTACCGGACGTTAAAGCCGGAAAAAGAAGGCTTGTTCTGCGAGAAAATTTTCGGACCGACAAAGGACTGGGAATGTCACTGCGGAAAGTACAAGCGTGTACGTTATAAAGGCGTCGTCTGCGACCGTTGCGGCGTTGAAGTGACGCGCGCCAAAGTACGTCGGGAGCGTATGGGGCACATCGAACTTGCTGCCCCTGTCTCTCACATCTGGTATTTCAAAGGAATTCCGAGCCGTATGGGCCTTGTGCTCGATATGTCTCCACGTTCCCTCGAAGAAGTAATCTACTTCGCATCATACGTTGTAACCGATGCAGGGGAGACACCGCTTGAGAAGAAGCAACTTCTTTCTGAGAAAGAATACCGCAACTACCGTGAGAAATACGGCCAGGCATTCACCGCTCAGATGGGTGCAGAAGCGATCAAGAAGCTTCTGGCTGAGATTGATCTTGATAAAGAAGTAGATTTTTTGAAAGAAGAGTTGAAATCAGCACAGGGACAGCGTCGCAACCGTGTGATCAAACGTCTCGAAGTGCTGGAGTCCTTCCGTAATTCCGGGAACTTCCCGGATTGGATGGTACTTGATGTACTGCCGGTTATCCCGCCGGAACTGCGCCCGATGGTTCAGCTTGATGGTGGACGTTTTGCAACGTCTGACTTGAACGACCTGTACCGTCGTGTAATCAACCGGAACAACCGTCTTAAGCGTCTGCTTGATCTCGGCGCTCCAGATATCATCGTACAAAATGAAAAGCGTATGCTACAGGAAGCAGTAGATGCGCTGATTGATAACGGTCGCCGTGGCCGTCCGGTAACAGGACCGGGTAACCGTCCGCTGAAATCTCTCAGCCATATGCTGAAAGGTAAGCAGGGTCGTTTCCGTCAGAACTTGCTCGGTAAGCGTGTTGACTACTCTGGTCGTTCGGTTATCGTAGTAGGTCCGCACCTCAAAATGTACCAGTGCGGTCTGCCGAAAGAAATGGCACTTGAGCTGTTTAAGCCATTCGTAATGAAAGAGCTTGTCAGCAAAGGACTCGCACACAATATCAAATCAGCGAAGCGCAAAGTAGAGCGCGTGCATCCGGAAGTATGGGATGTTCTCGAGGACGTTATCCGTGAACACCCGGTTCTTCTCAACCGTGCCCCTACGCTTCACCGTCTTGGTATTCAGGCGTTCGAACCAACACTTGTTGAAGGACGTGCGATCCGTCTCCACCCGCTTGTATGTACAGCGTACAACGCTGACTTCGATGGTGACCAGATGGCGGTACACGTGCCGCTCTCAGCAGAAGCACAGGCAGAAGCTCGTCTTCTTATGCTGGCAGCACAGAACATCCTGAACCCGAAAGACGGTAAGCCAGTTGTTACACCATCTCAGGATATGGTACTAGGTACGTACTATCTGACGATGGAAAATAAAGAATCAACAGGTGAGGGGAAAGTATTCTCTAACCCGAATCAGGCGATCGCTGCATATGCAAACGACCATGTAACGTTGCATGCTCGCATTGCTATACCACCGACAAGCCTGGGCAAAACATCCTTTACGCCGGAGCAGATTAATGCGCCGCTTATGGTTACAACCGTAGGGAAGCTGATCTTTAATGAAATCCTTCCACCTGAGCTGCCATACATCAATGATCCGACGAAATACAATCTGCAAAAACAGGTTCCGGATAAGTTCTTTATTTTCGATAAAGGAACGAACGTGAAGGAGTTCCTTGAAAATCTGCCAGAACATGAAGCCGTGAAAAAAGGATATCTTGGTACAATTATTTCAGAATGTTTCCGTCGTTTTGGAACGACACAAACATCTGTTATTCTCGATGACATCAAGGCAAATGGCTTTAAGTTCTCCACACAAGCAGGGATTACGGTAGCTGTTGCTGATATTAAAACACCGGAAGAGAAGCAGCAGATTCTGGCTGATGCCGATGCAGAAGTAGAAGTTGTGCAGCAGCAGTTCCGCCGTGGTCTCATTACAGATAATGAGCGCTATGACCGTGTTATTAGCATCTGGAGCAAAGCGAAAGACCGCGTTACAAAAGTGTTGATGGCGTCTCTCGACAAGTTCAACGCGATCAACATGATGGCCACATCCGGTGCCCGCGGTAACGTATCGCAGATTACACAGCTTGCAGGTATGCGTGGTCTGATGGCGAATCCATCTGGTCGTATCATCGAGTTGCCAATCAAATCAAACTTCCGTGAAGGTCTGTCTGTACTCGAATACTTCATCTCGACGCACGGTGCGCGTAAAGGTCTCGCCGATACCGCCCTGCGTACAGCTGACTCGGGTTACCTGACACGCCGTCTGGTAGACGTTGCACAGGACGTAATCGTTCGGGAAGACGACTGCGGTACGGATAAAGGTGTAGAGGCGATGGCAATTCGTGACGGTAAAGAGATCATTGAAGATCTGTATGACCGTCTCGTAGGTCGCTATTCATTCCAGACATTACGCCATCCAGAGACAGATGAAGTCATGGTAGGCCGTAATGAGCTGATCGATGAGAACCTAGCTGATGAAATCATTGCAGCAGGTATCGAAAAAGTAACCATTCGTTCGGTTATTGGCTGCCGTACGCATCATGGTGTATGTAAAAAATGCTATGGCCGTAACCTCGCCACAGGTAAAAATGTGGATGTCGGCGAAGCTGTTGGTATTATTGCAGCCCAGTCGATCGGGGAACCAGGTACACAGCTGACGATGCGTACCTTCCACACCGGTGGGGTTGCCGGAGACGATATCACACAGGGTCTTCCGCGTATTCAGGAGCTTTTCGAAGCGCGTAATCCTAAAGGTCAGGCTGTAATCACAGAGATCGATGGGGAAGTTGTCGACATGCGTGAAGGCAAAGACCGTCGTGAAGTTGAAATCCGTGGTGAAACCGAAAGCAAAGTGTATCAAATTCCGTATGGCTCCCGCTTGAAAGTAGCAATTGGCCGTAAGGTTGATATCGGGGAAGAGCTGACAGAAGGTTCGATTGACCCGAAAGAAATGCTCAAAGTCCGTGGCATGCGTGGCGTTCAATACTACATCCTGCAGGAAGTACAAAAAGTATACCGTATGCAGGGGGTAGAAATTAACGACAAGCACGTTGAGGTTATGATCCGTCAGATGCTGCGCAAAGTTCGCGTCATCGATAGCGGAGAAACCGACCTTCTGCCAGGGGCATATGTAGAAATTCATGAGTTTGAAGAAGCGAACAAGAAAGTGCTGTGGGAAGGCAGACAGCCGGCTGTTGCCCGTTCAGTGCTGCTTGGTATTACGAAGGCTTCCCTTGAAACAGATTCCTTCCTGTCCGCAGCTTCCTTCCAGGAGACGACACGTGTCCTGACAGATGCTGCAATTAAGGGTAAGGTAGACCGTCTCCTTGGTCTGAAAGAGAATGTTATCATCGGTAAACTTGTTCCAGCCGGTACAGGTATGAACCGTTACCGCAACATCAAACTGCAGCATGATCTTATGCCAGCAGAAGAAACTGTTGAACAGTCTCTAGTAGAAGAAGGAGCAGGACTTGAGGAAGTATCAAAGTAA
- the nusG gene encoding transcription termination/antitermination protein NusG, which yields MEKRWYVVHTYSGYENKVKTNLEKRVESMGMEDKIFRVMIPTEEETELRDGKKKVVTKKVFPGYVLVEMAMTDDSWYVVRNTPGVTGFVGSAGAGSKPTPLLPEEVTSIMKQMGMEESVHRVDFELKETVRVKEGPFANMVGSIEEIQMDKRKVKVLVDMFGRETPVELDFTQVAKL from the coding sequence ATGGAAAAACGCTGGTACGTTGTTCATACTTATTCAGGTTATGAGAATAAAGTTAAGACAAACCTTGAGAAGCGAGTCGAGTCAATGGGAATGGAAGATAAAATCTTCCGTGTCATGATTCCGACAGAAGAGGAAACCGAGCTTCGCGATGGCAAGAAGAAGGTCGTAACGAAGAAGGTGTTCCCGGGTTACGTTCTCGTGGAAATGGCCATGACGGATGATTCCTGGTACGTGGTGCGGAATACGCCAGGTGTAACTGGGTTTGTAGGCTCCGCAGGCGCAGGTTCGAAACCGACTCCTTTATTGCCTGAAGAAGTTACATCGATTATGAAGCAGATGGGCATGGAGGAATCCGTGCATCGTGTGGACTTTGAGCTGAAAGAAACGGTTCGGGTTAAAGAAGGGCCGTTTGCCAATATGGTTGGCTCCATTGAAGAGATTCAAATGGACAAGCGCAAAGTAAAAGTGTTGGTTGATATGTTTGGACGCGAAACGCCAGTTGAGTTAGATTTCACTCAGGTGGCTAAGTTATAG
- the rplA gene encoding 50S ribosomal protein L1 — protein sequence MAKKGKNYLEAAKLFDRTAAYDMNEALEIVKKASKAKFDETVEVAFRLGVDPRKNDQQIRGAVVLPHGTGKTQRVLVFAKGEKAKEAEAAGADFVGDDEMVTKIQQGWFDFDVVVATPDMMGTVGKLGRVLGPKGLMPNPKTGTVTFEVEKAVKEIKAGKIEYRTDKAGNIHAPIGKVSFDAAKLEENLRALVDALVKAKPAASKGTYMKNITVSSTMGPGVKVNTLKLTAPAN from the coding sequence GTGGCTAAAAAAGGTAAAAATTACTTAGAAGCTGCAAAGCTGTTCGATCGTACAGCTGCTTATGATATGAACGAAGCGCTTGAGATCGTGAAAAAGGCTTCGAAAGCAAAATTCGATGAAACTGTAGAAGTTGCATTCCGCCTGGGCGTAGACCCGCGCAAAAATGACCAGCAAATTCGTGGTGCAGTAGTTCTGCCGCACGGTACTGGTAAAACTCAGCGCGTTCTCGTTTTCGCAAAAGGTGAGAAAGCGAAAGAAGCAGAAGCTGCAGGCGCAGATTTCGTTGGTGACGACGAAATGGTAACAAAAATCCAGCAGGGCTGGTTTGATTTCGACGTAGTCGTTGCAACACCAGACATGATGGGTACTGTTGGTAAACTGGGTCGCGTACTCGGACCAAAAGGCCTCATGCCGAACCCGAAAACTGGTACCGTTACTTTCGAAGTTGAAAAAGCGGTAAAAGAAATCAAAGCAGGTAAAATCGAATACCGTACAGATAAAGCGGGTAACATCCACGCTCCGATCGGTAAAGTTTCTTTCGACGCTGCGAAGCTCGAAGAAAACCTGCGTGCCCTTGTTGACGCACTGGTAAAAGCAAAACCAGCTGCTTCAAAAGGCACATACATGAAAAACATTACTGTCAGCTCCACAATGGGTCCTGGCGTAAAAGTCAACACACTCAAATTGACTGCTCCAGCAAACTAA
- a CDS encoding 50S ribosomal protein L7ae-like protein gives MSYEKVEQASGLIIGAKQTARAVEADSLVEVIVARDADAKLTGKIISICKDKGLPIHYVESMRRLGRACGIDVGTAVVGLKHNK, from the coding sequence ATGTCTTATGAAAAAGTAGAACAGGCAAGTGGGCTTATCATTGGTGCAAAGCAAACTGCCCGGGCAGTCGAGGCTGACTCTCTTGTAGAAGTCATCGTTGCCAGGGATGCGGATGCCAAATTGACCGGAAAAATAATTTCCATCTGCAAGGATAAAGGTCTGCCGATTCATTATGTTGAATCCATGCGCCGACTTGGGCGAGCGTGTGGAATTGATGTAGGAACTGCGGTGGTGGGTCTGAAACATAATAAGTAA
- the rplJ gene encoding 50S ribosomal protein L10 has translation MSVREEKVQVVSEIVEKFQNSKSTVVTDYRGLNVAQVTQLRKLCREAGVEFKVYKNTMTRRATAETGLSDLDAVLTGPTAIAFSMEDEMAAMKIIADFAKTNEALEIKGGVMEGKVLTDVEVKAMASLPNREGLLSMLLSVLQAPMRNFALAVKAVSEQKEGQQA, from the coding sequence ATGTCCGTACGTGAAGAGAAAGTACAAGTTGTTAGTGAAATCGTTGAGAAGTTTCAAAACAGCAAAAGCACGGTTGTTACTGACTACCGTGGTCTGAACGTTGCACAAGTTACGCAACTGCGTAAACTTTGCCGCGAAGCTGGCGTTGAGTTCAAAGTATACAAAAATACTATGACTCGCCGCGCGACTGCTGAAACAGGTCTGTCTGATTTAGATGCAGTTCTGACAGGTCCTACAGCGATCGCATTCAGCATGGAAGACGAAATGGCTGCTATGAAAATTATCGCAGATTTCGCGAAAACAAACGAAGCACTGGAAATCAAAGGTGGCGTTATGGAAGGCAAAGTCCTGACTGACGTTGAAGTAAAAGCAATGGCAAGCCTGCCGAACCGCGAAGGCCTGCTCTCTATGCTTCTTAGTGTTCTCCAGGCTCCGATGCGTAACTTCGCTCTTGCTGTTAAAGCAGTATCTGAACAAAAAGAAGGCCAACAGGCTTAA
- the rplK gene encoding 50S ribosomal protein L11 — translation MAKKVIKMVKLQIPAGKANPAPPVGPALGQAGVNIMGFCKEFNARTQEQAGLIIPVEITVFEDRSFTFITKTPPAAVLLKKVAGIESGSAVPNKTKVATVKRDKVREIAEQKMEDLNAASVEAAMRMVEGTARSMGITIED, via the coding sequence ATGGCGAAGAAAGTCATTAAAATGGTAAAACTGCAGATTCCTGCAGGTAAGGCGAATCCGGCACCGCCGGTAGGTCCAGCACTCGGTCAAGCGGGTGTTAACATCATGGGTTTCTGTAAAGAATTCAACGCTCGTACACAGGAACAAGCGGGTCTGATTATCCCGGTTGAGATTACAGTGTTCGAAGACCGTTCATTTACATTCATTACAAAAACTCCACCAGCAGCTGTTCTGCTCAAAAAAGTAGCAGGCATCGAATCTGGTTCTGCTGTACCGAACAAAACAAAAGTTGCTACAGTTAAACGCGACAAAGTTCGCGAAATCGCTGAGCAAAAAATGGAAGATCTGAACGCTGCAAGTGTAGAAGCAGCTATGCGTATGGTTGAAGGTACTGCACGCAGTATGGGCATCACAATCGAAGACTAG